From Triticum aestivum cultivar Chinese Spring chromosome 7B, IWGSC CS RefSeq v2.1, whole genome shotgun sequence:
cacacaaacatcaatttggtaatgtaaaacattcatgaacaagagcctcaccacaaggtggtgccggcgacgggacggtgtgggcgatcgacggtggttacgacggagatttagaaggcactaagtaaaccaaacctacatatgcaaactaagtgttatttttgacctcaaattgcatataaatcaaatactagcacatataattcctcccaaattaatcactatacaaagcattgcaagagctaatctagaaatgagagatgaaaggaccaagttgctaacctttgtgatcatttgaatggatgggggccttcaaatcttgacaaattttgggcaaaatttgtgatgagctcgaggaagagaggggaagaacagaggaagtgaggggaaaggggaagaacagagcgagctcgggtggacgaagggtttatgtacgtcgacctttagtaccggttcgtgccacagaccggtactaaaggtgctggaggggccccagactgacaacatcctgccaccactctctttagtaccggttcgtggcacgaactggtgctaaaggttcgccacgaaccgatactaatgagagcggccggctagccgttggaactggcactaatggacacattagtgccggctcaaaatcaaaccggcactaatgtgtctcagatttgaccctttttctactagtgccctttacccttcttgttccttcgtgccttgtagcacctcatctcacctcaGCTGTACtcattagtttttttaattttcctatggtattcggtgttgaccgcaaacccatggaactttgcatatgtctggtagaattcctttgcttctgcgaacgaatcaaatctctgcccaacgtacggtggctgaggtaccatgatttctgattgcccaccatcttcatccccttgtgcttcatcatcagtttcatcattcacttcagtatcggcggcagtTTCATCTACTTGAGTGTTGCCAGTGCTGGTGTTCAAAGGTGTGCTTGTCGGCATTGCTAGAATGATTGCCATTTTCGACACTAACTCAACATTGTTTATGGTATAATTGTTggctggctggtggaacgcgtcttccgtgcgctcagagctccccgcagtagatgtccccaCGCCGCTGTTGATTGTAGTTGAAGGTCCTGTAATTAAAAAACATGTACGAGCGTAAGATTTTGCTTGAATGACATGTTTATCGTAACGGAGTACATCAACTGCATGTGATTTGGCATGACATCGTTCACACAGCAAGCCGTGAGTCTGCATATGgacatgcatggcaactgtagttctccagtcatggcagctacagtccaacaaacatggcaactactaTTGCCAATGCATGGCAACCAGCTTCTTTCAGTACCAAAACTTGGATTCTATATCCATGGCAGCTGCAGTCCAACATACATGGCAACTACTGCTGGCAATACACGTCAACGAGTATATTCTAGCATCAAAACTTTGTATTCTAGGCTTGAGCTCACTAGGCAAATGCGATCAATCATTAGTGTTGCACACACTCTTTTAGCAATTGGCAAATCCCGAAGACAATATATGACTCATTGCACACGACCACTTGttagtgttttctgttttttttccacCACCACCATTACAAATCTCCTTTTCCTCACATGCTATTCCCACAAAAACAAATGCAGTGCTGTTTTGTGGTTCAAATTTTCTTACCTTGTTGTGCCgcatgtgcccatcttgtgtggtctgtcaTTCCAATTTGATGTGCTCTATCTGCAATAGCGCTGTCCTGCAACTATGAAGCTTGCCATGAGACGTTTGCCAATCTAGTCCCACCGTAACAACCTATAATCATGGTAGTAGTTGGTCACTGCATGGCAACTATAGTTTCTTCAACATGGCACATGTAGTGGTCCAACCATGCCACACAGATTTGTTCACGCTTGCCATCCACGGTTGTTTATACATTGCAATCACATTTGATCATACATTGCAATCACATTTgatcatacatggcaactgcagtttgtcCAGGCATGTCAACTGCagttgtccaggcatggcaactgtagttgtccaggCATGTTCCTTCTGCTAATTTATCGTCCGCAATTTCACtttttatggactcacctgtgtatgacgtcaatggcaggtacatggttgccgcctgatgccacgtgctgcatgaaggtcCTACATTTTTCTCGATATAACTCGTGAGTCTTTTGCCATCCTTTACAAGTTTAATTTTCATATCCACAGTATGTTTCTTTTTTGTATgcgttaccttgatttgccacattagCTAGTTGAAGTTGGTTGCCCATACATTTGTCAGTGTTAACGCCCTGTGACTGAACTTGCCATGGTGCCCCCCTGAatgtgttttggtcataagaacctgggAAAAATGACattgtaggacataagtagaatgtcatcttcatcgtcgCGAACATGGCAAATGTTCTTTTCTTGTTATTATGCATCATACCAATTCCTGCGTACtactctagtagtggcagcaacgacCCTGCAGAAATGAGTTGACTGTACTCTACTACATCCCAAGGGGGCATTTCTGGCCTTTGAGAAACCCAAGGATCAGtgccatcttcgtgattcattctttccGCGTTTTGTTTCTGCCAATGTGTTCtcaatcactgcatgaacaagaacgcatcaaCAATTCGCAAAAAATGCATTTTTTGTTGTTTGCACGTAGAAGATAACACGACAATCTTATCACATTTTCCTGCGTAGGCAACCAACACATCGTggcaagtaggacatgcacatCCACTATCTTTTCTGAAATCTGGGTGCCAGCTATCTTTTCGAAGCGATGGCAACAACCACTACAATAGGATGGCAAGCAACAGGTTAACATGGTGGCAGTTAACGGCAACGATAGGTGGCAACTGATGTTAGACACAAGTGGCAACTATTTTTCCTACCCCCCTATGCCAAATTTCTCCTTTCTCTCCCTTTTTAGGGATTCCTACGCATCCTTCATTACCAACTACTTGCACCAAGCCAACCGAGAACCTAAGCTCAACTCTAGCGTAGTACATGGCATATCTGGTGTATGATGGTTGGCAAATGCGAATATACACAAGCCGTGTGGTGTTTTGCCCCGATAGCATGGATCCAGTCACCATCTTCTTGGTAAATTTGCAATTTCTAATTTCTGGCCAAAAGAAGGACGAGAAACAGTAGGAGATCGAAGATTCACTTGTTTTTAGCTGGTCGTCTTTGGAGGGCGGGGttggagtgggggggggggagggggtgtggTTAGCGGTGGGAAGGCCCTACggatctgctctggttgccatggcaaccagagaaggacGATGATGGAGGTAGGGGATCGAGAGGTGGGAGACGATGGCAGCAGTTCGGACTGGGGATCGAAAGGCCGGGATGGCTGGGTCATGGGGGCAGCGCGGTCATCTGGCCCGGATGTGTGGGCGGTtttgccacacaccggacgtgcgggctgTGGCTGTGCGCGCCCGATGCGGTCGTGCGGGCGGGTTTtctccatgccacacgaggcgtgcggcacaaccacccgatataccacacgtgtggcagttatcggcgtcctaTTTGTATTGTATCGTAACCGTATCATAGCGAAGGTACAAGACTTGTGACAAAAGAATCAAATGTAATGCCCCCTCCGATTCAATAGTTGCCGCAACAGCTTTAGTATATGTTGTACTAAAGCTACGACAATTAATTTGGATAGGAAGGAGTACCTAGTTTCCTCGTAGCTTATTGAACTTTTTTTCATAAGACCTACTTCCTCCGTCTCACAATATAAGACAATATAAGTTGCTTTTGCATGGTAAACTGGCTTACGAAAACATCTTATATATGGGACTGACGAAGTAGTTGTTAATCTTATAAGTACAATATATACTTTGCACCCTCCCATTGACCGAAATTTACTGAAAAAgtttttcccccgctttgtattttAAAGCAACCAACATCGATACAAGGAACGTTGGGGCGAACAACACATCaatcccaaagaaaaaaaaggagaaacaaACGCCAACAATGACAGCTCGacaaagcgcggatgacccgccaccgctACGCCCTCCAGAAACAAACCAGCACAACCCGAGGCTCCGAACCACCGCgcaccaagcagcacctccaagaaggattgTGACGTCGACAACGCTGCTGCCTGGActtgtcctagggtttcccccggcacgcggagggaggtggggAATGGATATCACCGACACCCTCCAGGAAGGAATGGCGCCACCCGCAGGTGTCACCGCATCAGAGCCGAAGAACCGACAAGGATTTCTCCCACACTCCAACCCCACCGCTCAACGACCGGAGCCGACCAGCCAGACCGCCGCCCACCACTATGCACCAATGCGgttgcgccgccacccacgccgcctcactgCAAACACCAACACGAGGCCAAGAGAACCAGAGAGAAGCCCCCGCGGAGGGAGAAGCAGCACCGAAGCCGAACgagagggaaccacctccaccaccGTCGTGCGGGAGGCCAGAACCTCCGGCACCATcacggtagccgtccggacgcagCATCAGGGCAtgccaggccacccctggcccagccaggcccaaaacgggcccgctaagccccgtcgccacgctgcagcaagCCGGCGATGGCGCCGCCAGCACCCTGCCGCTCATCGCCTCTTCCCCGCCTCCCGGAAGCCATGAAGCAGACCCACCCCCCCGCCAgcccgcccaggcccagatggggcccgaaagggcccagatctgggccgagcgggcgccgccagacccagatggggcccgaaagggcccagatctgggccgagcgggtgCCGCCAGACCGTGCcgccgcgtcgccccgccgccaacGGCCAGAAGCCCGCCCCCGCTCGCGCTAGGGACCCCCCCGCCGCGCTGGACCGCCGCCGCCTAGAGACACCGCTTGGGGTCGCCtcgtcccgcgccgccggacacccGAGAAGGGAAAGGCCAGGGGCCCACCGCCACCAGCGTCGCCCGGGCCAGGCTCGCAGCGGGCACCGACGATGGCGGcagggaggaagagggagggggaggCGCGCGGGGGAGGATGGGCGCGGTCGGCCGCCCGCGGGGGCGGCGCGGTAGCGGGAGCAATCTTTGAGTTTATTGATTGAAATTTTGGAACACGGTACAAAATAAAATGTGGGAGAACATGTATGGCTATGAAAGAGAGGTGTATATTGATTCGTCTGTACtcaaatatccaaaacatcttacatTTATGAACCAATGGGGTACTTAATTAAACATGATCAAATTGGTTAGCAAGTGATATTGAAAAGGTTGTTTGTTTccccgaaaaaagaaaaaaaatgttgtTTATTTGCATAATAAATTTGGACAGCTCTCCGAGACCgagcgaaccaacatgtggttggatgattAGTGGACAATAGTATCCTCagccaccagggttcaagtcctggcgCTCGCATTATTCCAGGAGACGTTCGCGTTGAAGACGAAGCACCTACCatgacttcataaatctcaagatgatatgccggcttattctctcgaaggtgctcataagaATAGGATATGTGTGTGTGCATTCATATGGATGAATATATGCGCGTATATACGAGTGCATGCGTCTGTAtttactgtgttaaaaaaaaagcTCTCCGAGACCGATCGTGCGCGGCATGCGCACCCGCGCGGCCCATTTTACCCGTTAGCCAACCGGAAAGCTGGTCCAATGAATCTAGACGCGATATCCAATTCCGCAAAAGTATGAACGATCTGTCCCACTGACCATAATGCCCCACCCGTCAGCCCTCCCAACCCGGTGCCACTTCGCTATCAAACCACCTCCCGCTTCCCCACTCTGTCcaaccatggccgccgccgccacccctgccGCCCGCCTCTTTCTCCTCCACTCCAGCCCGCCCTCCTCCCTCCCGTgcccaaaccctagccccagcTCCGCCCAGACGCCCCGCCTCGCCTACCCGCGCCTCGCGCTCTCCCACCGCATGGCGGCGGCCCCGGCGGCGATCGCCGGGCCCTCCGGCGACTCCGAGCGCGACCTGAGCGCGTCCGCGGTCTCGGTGGATGCGCATGGGGCCGTCGAGCCCTCGGGCGATGGTGGGTTTGAGCGGTTTTAGCTTGAATTTGTATAAGATAAGATGGGACTTTGTGCTTGCTTTGGTGGAATTAGTGTGTGATGTTTTGTGTTCTTGGTGTAGGTTTGGAGAGGAAGGAGCCGAGCGTGGCCACGATACTGACCAGCTTCGAGAACTCGTTCGACAAGTATGGGGCTCTCAGCACGCCTCTGTACCAGACGGCCACCTTCAAGCAGGTAGCTAGGGTTGCAGAGAGATGGTGGCATCTGGCAACCGTGTAGAAGTAAATTCCATCAATGTTTTCTCAATGTGCTTTATTTCTGTTTGAGAGCACATTGTTACTAGTTATGATGGCGATATTTCATATTAGGAGGTGGTGGTTTAGGGGTTTAGTGCATTTCTATCGTTTGGAATTGATTGCTCAAGCATGTATGTAACCTTTTGGTTGATTGCAGTTGTTTGATTGTTAATCATTTTGTAAGACAAATCTCAGTCGCCTGGAAGTCTGAAGAATTCTAGTAGACTAGACTAGAGGAGACATTGTGCTTAAATGTTACCCACCATGTATACCGAGTTACTGAAATTTTAGTTGGCCAACCGAATTACCTAGTTGTAGTAATTCATCGTATCTTACTTATCTTGATTTTGTTAATTACATCTTTTTCTTGTTTGTCCCTCGAAACAATAGTACGGTCTAATTACTGAATGAACTTGACACATTTTCCTTATCATCATATTTATATTTATATAGGAATTGTAGTATGAAAATATCATTACTGTTAAATTGTCTTGGAACAGTTGTTATTCGGTTTGACTGAAGAACTATAGTGTATACCTAGTTTAGTCTGGCCCATAGTTTGCACCCTTGTTCCTAGTAGCTTACTCCTAAATGTTACTTTCCAGCCTTCAGCAACAGTTAATGGACCTTATGATTATACTAGAAGTGGCAACCCTACTCGTGATGTTCTCCAGAGGTCACTCTCAGTCTACTGCTTATTTTTATTTACTGTATGCAGTATAAATATATCCATTGTTCAGTGGTATTGATAAATTTGATCACACATTCAGCCTTATGGCTAAGCTCGAGAAGGCAGACCAAGCATTCTGCTTCACTAGTGGGATGGCATCACTGGCTGCAGTAACACACCTCCTTCAGGCTGGTAAGTAGCTGACATTTACTTTCTTACAATCGTGTTTCAGGCCTATTACCATTATATGCACTTAATGAATTCATTGGCCAAACGCACAATTCTTAGGACAAGAAATAGTTGCTGGAGAGGACATATATGGTGGCTCTGATCGTCTGCTCTCACAAGTTGTCCCAAGAAATGGAATTGTAGTAAAGTTAGTTCTTCCTTTTTTAGTGGAACCATTCTATTGCTGTTTTTCTCTCGCTCACTTACAAGTATCATATGCATTGTGACATGATAGACGGGTCGATACAACTAAAATTAACGACGTGACTGCTGCAATCGGACCCTTGACTAGACTAGTTTGGCTTGAAAGTCCCACCAATCCTCGTCAACAAATTACTGATATaaaggtaatggtgttgatgtatgcATTTCAGTTATCATGAAGAATGTATATAAAGATTTGATTAATCCAGATACACACTCTTAGGTAACATTCTTACCCTCTCCAGTGTTTTTTGTACTTCACAGAAAATCTCAGAGATAGCTCATTCTCATGGCGCTCTTGTTTTGGTGGACAACAGTATCATGTCTCCAGTGCTATCCCGGCCTATAGAACTTGGAGCAGGTATAGAATCATTTAATCACTTCAATAAAAACAACACCATTTCATCTCATGCATATTATTTTAGTCTAATTCACGACAATCTTTTGTCGTATGTGTAGATATTGTGATGCACTCAGCTACCAAATTTATAGCTGGACACAGTGATCTTATGGCTGGAATTCTTGCTGTAAAGGGTGAAAGGTCTGTTCTATGGGTCATCTTTGTCATCACTAATAACCACGCTGACTCTTTTGAATGATAAATATTTTTCATCCTTGAATGTTTGTATAATATAATCATAGTTATGTGTCTGTGTCTCCCAGTAAACTCTACTGCTTGCTaccattttttttcaaataaactcTGTATTGCATGTTCCCTGTTAATTACTGTGTGACATGAATGCTTCTGAGCTGTTGGCTTAAACACTGAAGGCTGTTTCTCTGTTGCTTACCGAATAGGGCTACTAAATGCTCCTTCAAATTTATAGAGTTAACTGAAATAGCTATGATCTCTCAAATTAATACTTGTTCCAACTGCTAACAGCCTGGCTAAGGAGATCGCGTTTCTACAAAACGCTGAAGGTTCAGGCTTGGCACCTTTTGATTGCTGGCTTTGCTTGAGAGGGATCAAAACCATGGCCTTACGGGTGGAAAAGCAACAGGTGGAACTTTGTTGTGATAAAATAACTTGTTTGCTGAAGTACATATTGGTTATTGAAATTTTTCGAGGGCTTCATAAAATGCTGCTAGCAACTTCATATAGTTCCGATTCATTTCATTTGTTATGGACAATTTCTTAGGAGGCTGATGTTGACTTTACTATTGGCAGGATAATGCCCAGAAGATTGCTGAATTCTTAGCTTCTCATCCAAGGGTCAAGCAAGTGAATTATGCTGGACTTCCTGATCATCCTGGCCGGTCTTTACACTACTCGCAGGTCCTTGTCAGTTTTCAAGTTGGCTGCATTAAGCAGCTAAGTGATCCGTCAATTTGGCATTGGGACCTCCAGCTTTCAGGTCTTCCAGAACACTTTCTAATATGTTTTCCCTTCCATTTGCTTCTTGTGCAGGCAAAGGGAGCAGGCTCTGTTCTAAGTTTCCTAACTGGTTCATTGTCTCTCTCGAAGCATGTTGTCGAGACAACCAAGTACTTCAACGTAACAGTTAGCTTCGGTAAGCATTCTTATGTACCTGTTACACCCTCCTTTCCGAGTTACCTTGGTCTTGCCCATGTATCCGTTTTATCAGCCAATGCATTCCATTTAGAAAACCTCTACAAAACCTATCCACTAAAAATAACGCTCACTGATCATTTCTGTACCAGTTTCTTAGCTGAATACTTTTTCTGTGAAACTTTGCTCATTCTTGCTCACTGAATCTACGTGACGATGCAGGAAGTGTGAAGTCACTCATAAGCTTGCCCTGCTTCATGTCGCATGCGAGCATCCCTTCCTCGGTGCGAGAGGAGCGTGGGTTGACTGATGATCTAATACGGATATCGGTGGGCATTGAGGACGTGGATGACCTCATAGCTGATCTTGATTACGCGCTCAGGTCCGGTCCAGCATAGATCATACAAAATCTAGACTACGGCGCTTGGGGTTCTAGTTAATGAAGTTGTAGATGTTTGGTGATTCATTTGTTAAACTGCAACAGTAATAATAAACTTCTGCATGAGTATTTTCTGAAATGATGGACCTGCGGTTGTATGTACTGTTCGTCACAGGCATCAGCTGAAAAACCCTGAGGCCAACTGACAAGTAACAACATGCATAAACTTCACAACATCAAAACTTGGTTCTGCCCATGTTCATTTTTCTTGGCTGCCATTGTGACGGCTTTGTAGCTCAGGTAGGAAGGACTGACATGGCCGTTGGTTGATGGGGAGCAAAGGAGTGTGTAGTTGGTTCGTCGGATTGATCCGTGTAGGGGCTTGTGTATTTTGTATATGGTGTTTTTCGTCTGTGCAGGTGAGTCTGTGTATACATCTGGAGATCGGATCATTCATGGTCATTGGTGTGCCGATGAAGAATAATGTGACGATTCTTTTGTAGTGTATCGAAGAACTGTGATGTTCTTGTGCAACATGTTTTGCCTCTTGTTTTCTGTGAACTGACTTTTCTTGATCTGAATGAAATCGCGTACGAATATGATTTTCAGTTCGCCGCAGTTGATTTCTCTTACCAAATCCTTTTCCTTTTGTATAAGATTGGATTGTTTTCGTTTTTGTGAGTATTAGCTTGAACCTCTCTAGACCGTCTTATTTGTGCCAGCAATTTATTTCACAACAATGCTAGTGCCTTTTGTGTCTTTGGCTCTTTGCAACTTGCAACTGTACTTTCCTATATAGCGCTTAAACAAAGATAATTTGATACATTATACTAAAAAATACATCATCATTGCCCAACAGAAATCTCCACTTAACAACAGAAAGCTCGACTTAACAAATAGATTTTACAACTAAAATACGACAAaacaataaaataataacattaataAAGAGAGTAATTAACATATCCTAATTGATCTATTT
This genomic window contains:
- the LOC123160296 gene encoding cystathionine beta-lyase, chloroplastic; its protein translation is MAAAATPAARLFLLHSSPPSSLPCPNPSPSSAQTPRLAYPRLALSHRMAAAPAAIAGPSGDSERDLSASAVSVDAHGAVEPSGDGLERKEPSVATILTSFENSFDKYGALSTPLYQTATFKQPSATVNGPYDYTRSGNPTRDVLQSLMAKLEKADQAFCFTSGMASLAAVTHLLQAGQEIVAGEDIYGGSDRLLSQVVPRNGIVVKRVDTTKINDVTAAIGPLTRLVWLESPTNPRQQITDIKKISEIAHSHGALVLVDNSIMSPVLSRPIELGADIVMHSATKFIAGHSDLMAGILAVKGESLAKEIAFLQNAEGSGLAPFDCWLCLRGIKTMALRVEKQQDNAQKIAEFLASHPRVKQVNYAGLPDHPGRSLHYSQAKGAGSVLSFLTGSLSLSKHVVETTKYFNVTVSFGSVKSLISLPCFMSHASIPSSVREERGLTDDLIRISVGIEDVDDLIADLDYALRSGPA